The sequence CATCCTGCGGCATGACTTCAGCCACTTTCCGGTCAGCGGCTTCCGCCGCGGCCTGGAGAGCTCGGTCATCCCAGATCCACTCCAGCCGCCCCTCGCGGTATGCAGCAAGGCTTGGCACATACTGCCGTTCCTCGAGGCAACATGCCAAACTGGGGGCCAGATCGGCGAGCGGAGCCGCTTCGCCGTCCCATGACCAGCCGATATGCGACAGCAGCTGCCCTGCGGCGAAGAAAGACAGGACCTGTTCGGCGGGCAGGACGACCAGTTCGATCTCTCCGGCTTTGTGAATGGCCAGCTCGGTACCGTAGAACGAATCCTCGTGCCAGGCGAAGAGCAACTGCTTCAAAGCCATACCGGGAAGACCATATCCGTCATCCGTCAAGCCGTACAACAGCGCGTCTCCGTATTCGCTCAGTCCGATCCGGACCGTAATATTCCGCAATTGTCCGTTCATGGTGTCAGCTTTCCTTTCCGAAGCTCTTCCTGAAGCGCTCTAAGGCGGCTGTGGCGGGCGGCAAAAGAGCCGAGAAAATGCTCAAAGCGATCCTCCGCTTTCATTTTCTTATACAGCTTGCTTAGCCGCTTCAGCAGCTTTACCGCCGCTTTGTAGCTGCTTCTGTTCTTCTCTGAGACATGCCGCTCGACCGCCTGATGGTAGAAGGGCAGCAGCAGCTCCGGCGCATTTTTCTCTATCGGCTGAAGCTCCCGCACCCGGAAATCCGCAGGGTCCCTGCCTGAGCTGAGCTGGTAATCCATCCACTCGCGCCAGCGACCGTGAGCCAGCAGCTTCTCTTCGTAAATGCCGCCGCTTAAAGGAAGCATGTCTGCCAGAACACGCCACATTTGCGGCTCGGCGCCCGGCAGAAGCCGGACAGCCTCCTCCCAGTGCCGCGCGTAGCTGCCAAGACTGTGACGGCGATGCCCTTGCAGCAGTTCGCCAGCCTCCGTAAGCCAGCTCACCAGCCTCCGCGCTTCCCCGGCTTCCGCCAGCGGCTCCCAAAAAATATCCAGCCATTCCGGATGGAATCCCGGCTGCTTAGCCGCTTCCCGTAGCAGGCTTAAGGCCTCGTCGTCTTCGGACAGGCAGAAATGCATCCAGGCCCGGGCGGTCAGCAGGGGCTGCCGGGACGGGGAAGCCGCCCGGTTGCCTTCCTCCTCTTCCAGCCTCCGAAGTTCTTCTGCGAAAAGCGCAGTATCGCGCATTTCGGGAATAATCCATTTTCTCCACAGCAAATAATAAAGAGTATAATAGAAGGTCTGCTCCTTTGATTCCGCCAGCAGCGCCCGCCGGAGAACCCCGAGCGTGTCGATTATGCGGTTCCACTGCTCCGGCTCGGAGGCGGGGGAAGGCTTCGTATTGAAGAAGCGCTCAATATCATCCTGAAGCTCCGTTACGGCCAGGTGGGTGTAGTATCCGAGCGAAGGCGTGAACATCCCGGTCTTTCCGGCCACGCGGGCAGTCAGCGTTTCCAGAATAAAGAGACGGGCGTGCAAGCCGAATAGCTTGTCGAGTTCTGGGGACAAGGGCGGCTTGATGCGAAGGATTGCCGTGAGCGCTTCATCGGCATATTGCGGGTTTCGGGTCTCTCCGGCAAGAGGGGATACACAACGTGCGAACAGTTCATGCCACTCGGCGACATTCATGACCGGAATGAGGCGGCCTTGCTCCTTTAAGGCATCCTTGGTGCCGCGTAGAGCATCGCTCTTAGCTCCCTTGCTGCCCGGCCTGACACTACTTCTGTTAGCGCCGCCCGTTCTATTGTCCATTCTTCCGCTACTGACCGATCCTTCGGGATACCCTGCTTCACCTCCATCAGGATAGCCTTCCGCTCTATCGTCAGCGTCCGTCACGTTATTGTTTTTTGAACCGCCACCGCTGTCTGGCCCGCCATTTTCGGCGGCCAGGGTACCGGAAGCCGGGCTGTCGTGCCGTAAGCTGCTTGCTCTCCCAGCGGCGGCATTGCCGCTCTCCGGTACGGCGCGGGCGGAGCTTATTGCCGCCCTGACCTGGGCGGAAGACTTGGCATTGGCCAGCAGTTGAACCGGCCGTCCCTGCGCTCCGGCGTAGTCCATCAGGACGGCCGCCATATGCTTGCATGGACCGAAGACGGGACAACTGCAGCTGCTGATTGAGAGGGCGCCAAGAATAATTTCGACGCTGTACCGGTCTTTTCCGTCTACGAAAGCCGTGACAAGTCCGGGTGAACCAGCCGTCAACTCAGACACCCGCTGCTGCTTATAATATTGGAAGCCCCGTTTAAGGGTCAGGTCGTCAAAATAATACGCCGTATCTTGGATGAGCCTGGCCCACCCGGCGTCATCAAGCGCATGTATCGATGGCATGAAAGTATTCTCCTGTAAGCCTATGGTGAATTAATTATATCACTTCCGCTTCCGCGAGTCAGACCAAACAAAAAGACAGCCGCGAAGGTGTCCCTTATTGAAATAATATCCGTCACCGAGAATCTCTAAGCGAAGTTTTCCTTTATCTAAAAAGCCGAGAAGACTCCTTCCTCTATAGGGAGGAGATGAATCGGTGGTTTTTTTGCCTTAAGGCGAACATATGTGCTATTATGAAACTATCCTGTACGAAAGGAGGCCTTGTGGCATGATGGTACATAAAGCTCACAAATATCGCATCTATCCCAACCCGGAACAGCGGCAACTCATCCATCAAATGTTTGGCTGTTGCCGTTTTGTCTTCAATCATTTCTTAATCAAATGGAACGAAACCTATGCGGCAACCGGCAAAGGGTTATCCTATAACACCTGTGCCACACAGCTTCCTGCACTCAAACAGCAATTTGAATGGTTAAAATCGGTAGATAGCATTGCTTTGCAATCGGCGGTGCGAAACGTGGCAGACAGCTTTGAACGATTCTTCAAGAAACAAAATCAGGCTCCGCGTTTCAAAAGCCGCAAGCATCCTGTGCAAAGCTACACCACCAAATACACCAATGACAATATTGCTATCAACGGAAACCGACTGAAACTTCCGAAGCTTAGCTGGCTTCGCTTTGCCAACTCCAGAGCGTGTGAAGGCCGCATTCTTTCGGCTACCCTGCGGCGAAATGCGGCAGGCAAGTATTTTGTATCCATCCTCTGCGAAGTGGAAATGAAACCTCTGCCGCAGACCGATAAGGAGATCGGCATTGATCTTGGACTCAAGGAATTAGCGGTCTGCTCTGATGGGTTGCGGGTTACCAATCCCAAAGTGTTTCGCAAATATGAACAAAAACTTGCATTTTGGCAACGCCGCATGGCTCGCCGTAACAAAGGAGGCTCCAATTGGCAAAAAGCCAAACAGAAGGTTGCCCAAATCCATGAGAAGATCGTGGGCAGCCGCCATGATGTTTTGCATCAACTCACCACGAAGCTGATTCGTGAAAACCAAACGATCAGCATCGAAAATCTGAGCGTGGCGAACATGCTCAAAAATCACCGGCTGGCCAAATCCATCGCCGATGCGTCCTGGGGTGAATTTGCCCGTCAGCTTTCGTATAAAGCGGAATGGTATGGACGTACGTTGAAGTTTGCCGACACATTCGCTCCAACGAGCCAAAGGTGTCATGTATGCGGCACTATCCATTCCGAAGTAAAGAAATTGTCTGTGCGGCAATGGGAATGTCCATCGTGCCATACCCTTCATGATCGGGATGAAAATGCCGCACAGAACATCAAGAGCCTTGCTGTTATAACGTCAGGCCCCTCTTTCCTTTAGATATTTTGCTAGGCAAAAATCTTAAAACTCTGGGAAGATCGGTACAGATGTTCCTTTGGAAAACTGCGGGAACCGCAGGGATCGCTTGGTCTACGATTTTTCGTGAGAAAATATCGAAATGAATTCCCCTCAGTAGAAGGGATTACCCAAGAATCCCCCACTTCAAGTGTTAGCTAAGTGGGGAAGTGTTCAATTCAAATTCCATTACGCAGTTTCGGCCGCTCTCTTTGGCTTTGTACAGCGCTTGGTCCGCCTGGTCGATAAGCATCTCAATTCCGCTTGTGTCCGGCGAAATGGATGAGACGCCCAAACTGATTGTGTAGCTGACGCTGCCCGTTTGCTCGAGCTGGACGGGAGACGCGGAGATGCTTTTCCGCATAATTTCCGCCAGGCGGTACGCCTGCTCGGCTGTGGTACCAGGAAGTAGGATCACGAATTCCTCGCCGCCGTACCGGCCGATAATGCCGCGGGGCTGAGCCAATTCGGCGAGCAGTTTCGCCGTTTCCTGAATAACCTTGTCGCCGGCAAGATGGCCGTACCGGTCATTAATGCTCTTAAAATGGTCAATATCGACCATGATCAGCGATAAGGGTTTATCCATGCTCCAGCATTGGGACAAGTGCCTGTTGGCCAGACTCAGAAAATAGCTGCGGTTATACACTCCCGTCAGACCGTCCGTTGAGGCCATCTGGTTAATCTCCGAGAACAGGCGGGCATTTTCAATGGAGATGCCGACCTGCCCGGCAAAATCGCGGAGGATGTCTCTTTCGCTCTCAGCAAAGCTCCTTAAGGAATAACTGTACAGCACGACCAGACCCAGCAAACGGTCGCGGTACAGGATTGGGATTCCGATGCAGGTTTTGGCGCCTGGGCTGAGTTGGCTGGAGGATACACCGGGATCGGAGTGGAGCATCAGCCTTTTTTCACGGATCAACACGCTAAAGAACGGTTCCGTTTCAAGCTCCGTCAAGTGCAGCCCTTCCCACATTCCGCTGCCAACTGAGGTATTCAGTATGTACCCCTCCCCGTTCTTTAACAGAATAAAGCCGTTCTCGCAGGCCGTTACCTTGGAGAGACTGATCAGAGTGTAATAAAGAAGCTTGTCTAAATCATAGGTCGAAGTCAGCTTTTTCGTCGTTTCATGCAGATTCTTGAGCAGGATTCCCTGCTTCTCTTCCAGCAGTTTTTCTTGCTTGATAAGGTTAAACCGGTCCGCCAGTGCTACGGATAGAAGAATGGTCTCGGCCACCGAGCCGAACCGTACAGAGTACAGCGACAGGAAGTTCAAGGGAAGCAGCTTGTAAGCGGCCAAGATATTTAGTGTGGAGCCTGCAAACAGAACCAGCCATGAAGCACTATAGAAAAAGACGGACCGTATCCGAAACCGCACGGCCGCTATCGCCGACAGGCAGACCAAAATGCTGGCAGACGCAAGGTAGACGGCTAATTTGGTGCATAAGCCCGGCGGCATAAATATCATACCAGGCAGCGTTAGAACAAGCCCGGCTATAAAGGCGCACATCAGTTTGTCCACTCGCGGCGAATATTTAGGAACCGACAGAAAGGTCCGTGAGAACGCGCATGTGAACAGACAGGTCAACACAATAAAGACGGGATTGGATTTCAGCTCCCAAGCGGGATGCCCCGGCCATAAATATTGGTAGGCAAATCCGTCCCACACGGCCTGCATGATCGCAAAGGAAATGATAAAGAGCACATAATAGAGATAAACCCTGTCCCTGATCGACACAAAGAGAAAACTGTTGTAAAGCGCCATTGCGAACATAATCCCGTAATACATGCCGAACAAAAGGCCCGAGCGCTGCTCCCTTTCGATAAAGCTCTGTGTCTCCCACAGCTTCATCGGAAGCTGGAGATAAGTGTCGGTTTGAATCTGAAAATACAGCCGCTGCCCGGATTCGGGAGGGAACGAAAGGTTGAAAATGAAATTCCGATGGTTGAAGGTTCGCTCATTGAAGGGCAGACTTCTTCCCGTTCGGGTCTGGCGCAAAAAATGGCGTTCATCGTCGAATTGGTACAAGGTTACCCGGCTGAGCTGAGGTTTACTGAGTTCGAGCAGAAGCTCTCTCGCCTTGGAAGAGGCATTGAACAGATCCAGCTTGACCCAATAGACCGAACCTTTAATTGAGCCGCTGAGTCCGCTGGTTTTGTACGGCGCGAATAACGAATCCATTGCCGGACTTGCAACATCCTTGATCGTGAGCTGTCCGTCTTTGTCCTCCCATATTTTCAAGTCGTCCTGTAGATCCGTATTTGTACGGAGGCTGCCGGCTCCGGCGGCCTCCTCCAGACGGGCCGAATCCGCCGTTTGGATGTAGGGCAGCATAAGTAGAGCGATGACCAGTCCTAACACAAGTAATCCAATCCGGCCTATACGGAATTTTGAAGCTGCCGAAGATGCGGTTAATGTAGCCTTCATGTTCTTCGGTCAGTTGGACGATTTGATGCCGGCTAGGTCGATTTCGATTTCTTCCCTGAATGAGCCTTTAAGCAGCTGCAGATGTCCGTCCGAGGAGAAATCGCTTGGCATAAACCCGTTGATCACGGCATTCGGATCGAGCAGGCCCATCTTGATGTAAGACTCGGCGACAAGCTCGCTGCAGGTATAATTGTCCAGTTTGGAACGAATCTTGAAGATCCGGCCTTCAAGGACCTCGAGAATCATTTTCCATTGGCCGGGGTTGGGGATGCCATGCAGTTCCGTAAACAGGGCGTGCAGGCTCGAAATCATCTCTTCGCTCCGCTCAACGTCCAGGGGTCTTACGGCGTAGCGGGGCGGAACATAAGGAGTGACATCGCTTCCGTAGGTTTCCAGCCTTTTCTGCAAATCAACCAGCTTCGGCCCTGTTAGATGATCGTTCATCAAGACATCCGGCAGATTCGTCAAAGCCGTGGATTCCCACAGCAGCGGATCCTCAATCTCGGGAATCCGTACAACCATGGCGACATGGGACC is a genomic window of Paenibacillus durus ATCC 35681 containing:
- a CDS encoding diguanylate cyclase codes for the protein MLGLVIALLMLPYIQTADSARLEEAAGAGSLRTNTDLQDDLKIWEDKDGQLTIKDVASPAMDSLFAPYKTSGLSGSIKGSVYWVKLDLFNASSKARELLLELSKPQLSRVTLYQFDDERHFLRQTRTGRSLPFNERTFNHRNFIFNLSFPPESGQRLYFQIQTDTYLQLPMKLWETQSFIEREQRSGLLFGMYYGIMFAMALYNSFLFVSIRDRVYLYYVLFIISFAIMQAVWDGFAYQYLWPGHPAWELKSNPVFIVLTCLFTCAFSRTFLSVPKYSPRVDKLMCAFIAGLVLTLPGMIFMPPGLCTKLAVYLASASILVCLSAIAAVRFRIRSVFFYSASWLVLFAGSTLNILAAYKLLPLNFLSLYSVRFGSVAETILLSVALADRFNLIKQEKLLEEKQGILLKNLHETTKKLTSTYDLDKLLYYTLISLSKVTACENGFILLKNGEGYILNTSVGSGMWEGLHLTELETEPFFSVLIREKRLMLHSDPGVSSSQLSPGAKTCIGIPILYRDRLLGLVVLYSYSLRSFAESERDILRDFAGQVGISIENARLFSEINQMASTDGLTGVYNRSYFLSLANRHLSQCWSMDKPLSLIMVDIDHFKSINDRYGHLAGDKVIQETAKLLAELAQPRGIIGRYGGEEFVILLPGTTAEQAYRLAEIMRKSISASPVQLEQTGSVSYTISLGVSSISPDTSGIEMLIDQADQALYKAKESGRNCVMEFELNTSPLS
- the tnpB gene encoding IS200/IS605 family element RNA-guided endonuclease TnpB; translated protein: MMVHKAHKYRIYPNPEQRQLIHQMFGCCRFVFNHFLIKWNETYAATGKGLSYNTCATQLPALKQQFEWLKSVDSIALQSAVRNVADSFERFFKKQNQAPRFKSRKHPVQSYTTKYTNDNIAINGNRLKLPKLSWLRFANSRACEGRILSATLRRNAAGKYFVSILCEVEMKPLPQTDKEIGIDLGLKELAVCSDGLRVTNPKVFRKYEQKLAFWQRRMARRNKGGSNWQKAKQKVAQIHEKIVGSRHDVLHQLTTKLIRENQTISIENLSVANMLKNHRLAKSIADASWGEFARQLSYKAEWYGRTLKFADTFAPTSQRCHVCGTIHSEVKKLSVRQWECPSCHTLHDRDENAAQNIKSLAVITSGPSFL
- a CDS encoding SWIM zinc finger domain-containing protein translates to MPSIHALDDAGWARLIQDTAYYFDDLTLKRGFQYYKQQRVSELTAGSPGLVTAFVDGKDRYSVEIILGALSISSCSCPVFGPCKHMAAVLMDYAGAQGRPVQLLANAKSSAQVRAAISSARAVPESGNAAAGRASSLRHDSPASGTLAAENGGPDSGGGSKNNNVTDADDRAEGYPDGGEAGYPEGSVSSGRMDNRTGGANRSSVRPGSKGAKSDALRGTKDALKEQGRLIPVMNVAEWHELFARCVSPLAGETRNPQYADEALTAILRIKPPLSPELDKLFGLHARLFILETLTARVAGKTGMFTPSLGYYTHLAVTELQDDIERFFNTKPSPASEPEQWNRIIDTLGVLRRALLAESKEQTFYYTLYYLLWRKWIIPEMRDTALFAEELRRLEEEEGNRAASPSRQPLLTARAWMHFCLSEDDEALSLLREAAKQPGFHPEWLDIFWEPLAEAGEARRLVSWLTEAGELLQGHRRHSLGSYARHWEEAVRLLPGAEPQMWRVLADMLPLSGGIYEEKLLAHGRWREWMDYQLSSGRDPADFRVRELQPIEKNAPELLLPFYHQAVERHVSEKNRSSYKAAVKLLKRLSKLYKKMKAEDRFEHFLGSFAARHSRLRALQEELRKGKLTP